In Chloracidobacterium sp., the following proteins share a genomic window:
- a CDS encoding M3 family metallopeptidase, producing the protein MLLLAMAGLVFAMKNFSEKAAASAPTSATHPLTEKWTGPYGGVPPFDKVKIADFKPALETAMAENLKEIDSIANNPAKPTFDNTIVAMERSGAMLDRISTIYGIWGGNMNNDEFAAVETEMDPKLAAHNDKITQNDALFKRIEAVYNAESKNKKAKGERYRLTWLYYTNFVRQGAKLGPEQKERLSQINQSLAGLFTKFSQNLLGDESQVFVTIKDESELAGLPQSLRDSAAAAAASKKIENAWVIRNTRSSVDPFLTYADDRDLREKVWRMFINRGDNGDARDNNTTIQEILKLRAERAKLLGFKTHAHWRLEPQMAKTPENAMNLMERVWPAAVARVKEEVADMQALADKEKAGIKIEPWDYRYYMEKVRKEKFDLDQNEIKPYLQLDKMREAMFFVAGELFNFSFSPVKDVPVFHPDVTVYEVKDKTTGKHIGLWYFDPYARDGKRSGAWMNSYRSQSRVDGDVTTIVSNNSNFVKGKPGEPVLISWDDATTMFHEFGHALHGLSSNVTYPSVSGTATARDFVEFPSQLLEHWLSTPEVLQKYALHYETGKPIPQALVDKVKRTATFNQGFGTTEYLSSALVDMKLHLADPSNINIDQFEKDTLASLGMPHEIVMRHRLPQFGHLFSSDSYSAGYYSYLWSDVLTADAFGAFTEVKGPYDKAVAARLKKYIFSVGNTLDQAQMYRNFRGRDPNVDALMIKRGFPVKK; encoded by the coding sequence ATGCTTTTGCTCGCAATGGCGGGCCTTGTATTTGCAATGAAGAACTTTTCTGAAAAGGCGGCGGCCTCAGCGCCCACCTCGGCTACACATCCGCTTACAGAAAAGTGGACCGGCCCTTACGGCGGTGTGCCGCCGTTCGATAAGGTCAAGATCGCCGATTTCAAACCTGCTCTCGAAACGGCTATGGCCGAGAACCTGAAAGAGATCGATTCCATTGCAAACAACCCCGCCAAACCGACATTTGATAACACGATCGTCGCTATGGAACGATCTGGAGCGATGCTTGACCGCATTTCTACGATCTACGGCATCTGGGGCGGCAATATGAATAATGATGAGTTCGCGGCCGTCGAAACTGAAATGGACCCGAAGCTTGCGGCCCACAATGACAAGATCACGCAGAACGACGCCCTCTTCAAGCGGATCGAGGCGGTTTACAACGCCGAGAGCAAGAACAAGAAGGCCAAGGGCGAGCGGTATCGCCTGACGTGGCTTTACTACACAAACTTTGTTCGTCAGGGAGCTAAACTGGGACCAGAACAAAAAGAGCGGCTTTCGCAGATAAATCAATCACTTGCGGGCCTCTTTACCAAGTTTAGCCAGAATCTGCTGGGTGACGAGAGCCAGGTTTTTGTCACTATCAAGGACGAGTCAGAACTGGCCGGCCTGCCCCAATCTCTGCGTGATTCAGCAGCCGCCGCGGCCGCGTCGAAGAAGATCGAGAACGCGTGGGTAATACGCAACACACGTTCGTCGGTGGACCCGTTCCTGACATATGCGGACGATCGTGATCTTCGCGAAAAGGTTTGGCGGATGTTCATCAATCGCGGCGACAATGGCGACGCTCGCGACAACAACACGACCATCCAGGAGATACTTAAGCTCCGCGCCGAGCGTGCCAAATTGCTGGGCTTTAAGACCCACGCCCACTGGCGACTCGAACCGCAGATGGCCAAGACTCCTGAGAACGCGATGAACCTGATGGAGCGCGTATGGCCTGCGGCCGTGGCCCGCGTCAAGGAAGAGGTCGCCGACATGCAGGCTCTTGCCGATAAAGAAAAAGCTGGCATCAAGATCGAGCCGTGGGATTATCGCTACTATATGGAGAAGGTCCGCAAGGAAAAATTCGACCTTGACCAGAACGAGATAAAGCCATATCTCCAACTCGACAAAATGCGCGAAGCGATGTTTTTTGTCGCCGGCGAATTATTCAATTTCAGTTTTTCACCGGTCAAGGACGTGCCCGTGTTCCACCCGGACGTGACAGTCTATGAGGTCAAGGACAAGACCACCGGTAAGCACATCGGCCTGTGGTATTTCGACCCGTACGCCCGTGACGGCAAACGGTCCGGTGCATGGATGAACTCCTACCGCAGCCAGTCACGCGTTGATGGTGATGTTACGACGATCGTCTCTAATAACTCCAATTTTGTTAAGGGAAAGCCCGGCGAGCCGGTGCTGATCTCATGGGATGATGCAACAACGATGTTCCACGAGTTCGGCCACGCACTGCACGGGCTGTCGTCAAATGTGACATATCCGTCAGTGTCTGGCACGGCTACCGCTAGGGACTTTGTCGAGTTCCCTTCGCAGCTTCTCGAACACTGGCTCTCGACGCCGGAAGTGTTGCAGAAATATGCCCTTCACTACGAAACGGGCAAGCCCATCCCGCAGGCCCTGGTGGACAAGGTGAAGCGGACCGCGACGTTCAACCAAGGGTTCGGGACGACTGAATATCTGTCCAGCGCGCTGGTCGATATGAAATTACATCTGGCCGATCCGAGCAACATCAATATCGATCAATTCGAAAAGGACACGCTTGCCTCGCTGGGTATGCCTCACGAGATTGTGATGCGCCACCGGCTCCCCCAATTCGGACACCTTTTCTCAAGCGACAGTTACTCGGCGGGCTATTACAGCTATCTATGGTCCGACGTGCTCACGGCCGACGCTTTCGGCGCATTTACCGAGGTCAAAGGCCCATACGATAAGGCTGTGGCCGCAAGACTGAAGAAGTATATCTTCTCGGTTGGCAACACGCTCGACCAAGCGCAAATGTACCGAAACTTCCGCGGCCGCGACCCCAATGTCGATGCGCTGATGATCAAACGCGGCTTCCCGGTGAAGAAGTAA
- a CDS encoding CapA family protein, whose product MTRTLGSRIVSGTAIAAITLILLTGCPLRPASNVETPPAKKRAGERRATFVAAGDMMLSRGVSAAMDRAGSADLPFRPLADLLASSDFNFANLECPISGNDRIRGKGLVFNARTDQATVLKKFNFKLVNLANNHAMDQRADGLRFTQKYLDELGIAHVGVGGGGREWEPQIVEANGVRLAFIGASYATVNDNGATRPNDLVARIEDRDRLAAAVKKAQSISDLVVVTMHAGVEYTRKPHQPQIDFAHAAIDAGADIVIGAHPHWIQTTEWYRDRPIFYSLGNFIFDQRDAETKKGLVLRVSTVLTETAERAAIDQIELIPIMIDGVTPRRANAAETNSILRSIGLDESIMRGRS is encoded by the coding sequence ATGACAAGGACTCTCGGATCGAGGATCGTATCGGGAACGGCCATCGCTGCGATCACACTGATATTGCTGACCGGCTGCCCCCTGCGGCCGGCGTCAAATGTTGAGACGCCGCCCGCGAAGAAGAGGGCCGGCGAACGTCGGGCAACATTCGTCGCGGCGGGCGACATGATGCTGTCACGCGGCGTTTCTGCGGCTATGGATCGTGCAGGCTCGGCTGATCTCCCGTTCCGTCCGCTTGCTGACCTGTTGGCGTCGAGCGACTTTAACTTCGCCAACCTAGAATGCCCGATCTCGGGCAACGATCGCATACGCGGAAAGGGACTTGTCTTTAACGCCCGTACGGATCAAGCCACGGTGCTGAAGAAATTCAATTTCAAGCTCGTGAACCTCGCCAACAACCACGCGATGGACCAGCGTGCTGACGGCCTTAGATTTACTCAAAAATACCTTGATGAACTCGGCATCGCCCACGTCGGCGTGGGCGGTGGCGGAAGGGAATGGGAACCGCAGATAGTTGAAGCAAACGGCGTGCGGTTAGCGTTTATTGGAGCGTCGTACGCGACGGTAAATGACAACGGCGCCACCCGTCCAAATGATCTCGTCGCCCGCATCGAGGACCGCGATCGGCTTGCTGCGGCCGTCAAAAAGGCGCAGTCGATCAGCGACCTAGTTGTCGTGACGATGCACGCCGGCGTCGAATACACTCGCAAACCACATCAGCCCCAGATCGATTTTGCCCACGCCGCCATAGATGCAGGGGCTGATATTGTCATAGGAGCACATCCGCACTGGATCCAGACCACGGAATGGTATCGCGACCGCCCGATCTTCTATTCGCTGGGCAATTTCATATTTGACCAACGCGACGCCGAGACCAAGAAAGGCCTTGTCCTCCGCGTCTCGACCGTCCTCACCGAGACCGCCGAGCGAGCCGCCATCGATCAAATCGAGCTAATCCCAATAATGATCGACGGCGTCACCCCTCGCAGAGCGAACGCCGCCGAAACAAACTCTATCCTCCGCAGTATTGGCCTCGACGAGTCAATAATGAGAGGAAGGTCTTAA